The segment cacacacacacagagagagagagagagagagagagagagagagagagagagagccctctGTCAGGGACCTTGACCCACCAGTTTTAACCAGTGGGCACACCAATGAAGTCCTGGGCAGATCATATCCCAGCGTCTGGTATGGCACTGGGTTTGGGCAAGGGGATAGGCAGACATACTTCCTGACTCCCGGGAGACACGGCACAGGGGAGAGTAAATGAAGAAACATTCTGATGGACCACCTACTGTCTGGATGAGAAGACTGCAGCCATCATTCACTAACACAAAGCCACATTGCGTGACCTGCTATGACCATCTGCCCAGCTCCCAGTAGGTGCTGCCATACTAGGCGACCCCAAACACAATTATGAGCAGCTTCAGCAGATGGCCTGGCCCAGTTTCAGCTCCTCTGCTCACAGTTATGTGGTCTCAGGCAAGGGATCTGATCTCTCTGTGCCTGTTTTCTTATTCAATAAAGTGTGGACAGTGACACTGTCCCTAAGGCTACAGAGAAGCCAGTGAGCTGGAGCCCTGGGAGCAGAGCTCTGTCCCTCCACTGAGCACCCACTATGATGACACTGCCAGGTAGAAAGGACACAGAGCTGAGGTGATTCTTAGGGGTTTGTCTTCCTAGATGCAGCCACCCCCAGAACGCGCTCTGGCCTCTCTTCCTCCAGTCACACCATCCGCTCCATTCCCACCTCTGTCTATGACCTCAGAAGGAGGCCTGAATACCTTCAGGCCCGTGGACAATCGATCTACTGACAGACAGATGCAGACGGATACACATTCCTCAGCTTTCAGGGAAAGCAGTGTCCTGgtcttctgccccacccccaaccctaccTCAGGGACCAGCAGGGGAGACTCACCTGTCCTGATGCTGGGCAGGCTTCACGCAGGGCTTGGACAGGGCGTGGGTGTTAGGGAGGCTGTATCCATGAGTATGACCACAGCTAAGAGAAATGTGGCCCTGGGGACCTGGATGAGAGGCAATGACACATTCCTGGGGCTTTACAGAGAGGTAGCTTGACTGTCCTCTGTCCGCCATGTTGCTTGAGAAGCTGACGTGAGGCAAAGCTACTCTGGGTCAGAAAGGAGCTAAAGTCTGCATCTGCACAGAGGCACTGGAGCAACCCTGCCACTTAGAACCACCCAAACCCCTGGGAGACAGCAGAGAGCCTCCCTGGACAGGGAGCAACAGGGGCCCAAGAAAGGACTCATATTCTCAAGAACACAGAGCCGCCTCTACCCTTACTGCATGACTCCTCTGCTCGGTTCGGCTCCAGGGAGCTACAGGCCAGGCTCTCAGCCTCTAAGTCAAGTCCTTTCAGAGAGTGACCGGGTCCTCTGCTCTAACCTCTCTCTGGAATTCCTGGTAGAAGTACAGGACCTCGGGCCTGGGGATGCTGGATGAGCCCTTGATTTATGTGGATGGGTTCTGTTgttttagctttctttctttcttcctttctttctttcttccttccttccttccttccttccttcctttcttttctgacaatgtctcactatgcagtcttcactgcctggaacttgctatgtagaccaggctagcctacaTAGCATAGAGTTgccgcctgagtgctgggattaaaagtgtgcccaccatgcccagcagttTATGTGGTTTTCAAGAACTCGCCAGGCATGGTAGGCTCTCCTATCtgtcagcactcaggaaacagaagcaagaaGACCGAAAGGTCTAGCTCAGTCGGGGCTTCCCGAGGAAGGAGATCTTTCCTGACCTGGTTCTCCCCCGGATCAAACAAACAGATGTATGATGTTTCCTAGTGTTTCTGATAAGCAGTGTGTGGGAGGCACAGAGGTCCTTGTGCTCATGGATGAGCACGAGGGGAGCCAGGAATGTTTAAAACACGGGGTTGTCTCTTGAGATGTCACGTGGTTCCCACTCAGAAGGTTGGGAATGGACATGTTTAATATCTTGGTGACCTTCGCACTATCCCTGTGGCTCAGACCACACCAGATCCTCCCCTACatcttgggcttttttttctctgttcaaTCTTTACGAAAGATGTCACGTACTTTAAAAGGAGTTTCAATGTCCTAAGCTGTTTTGCACACAGGATTAGGTTCATTGTCATTAGGAAATGTCACCAGACTGCGCTGTGCTTTATTAACTCTGCCTGAAATAAGCTAATTGGGGGTCAGACTCTCCATGTTTGAACCAGCACCAGCTACCGGGTCATCTTACCTCCTTGCCCTGCAGTCTAGGGCACAGAGCTATAGGACAGAGTAGTCCCCTTTGGGCAGAGGCAGGGACTGCCCCAACCCAGCCCATTCTTTCAGCACCGTGACCTCTCGGGAGGGTCACCCGCTAACTGGTGACCCTTGGGATACCACAGTTTATcgtgagaattaagatatcccaGGAATGAGCCACAGGCAGTCTCTAAAACCACAGAGCTCCATCCTTTCCTGAGGACAGGGTGGCAGGACGAAAGCTGGGGACGGGAGATGGACCTGGCCCTAACGTGCCTGTGTGACAGCTTCTGACCTCGTCTTGTTCCCAGCATGCTCCTGCAATCAGCATGCCAGGCGCTGCCGGTTCAACTCCGAGCTATTCAGGTTGTCAGGTGGCCGCAGCGGGGGTGTGTGCGAGCGGTGCCGCCACCACACAGCCGGGCGGCACTGTCACTACTGCCAGCCGGGGTTCTGGAGGGACCCAAGCCAGCCCATCACTAGTCCCAAGGCATGCAGGGGTGAGTGTGGCCTGAAGCCAAGCCAAAAGGGAAAGGGCAAAGCTGGCATTCTGAAACGGCAGGTACAGAGGTGGGAGCGAAGGAATTTAGAATGTCAGGTTTGGGGAAGGGGACATGGATTTTGTAAGGAGCCTATTGGCCCCAAGTAACTCATTCACTTTGTCATGAAGCCTGCCAGTGTCACCCAATTGGAGCAACAGGAGGGATGTGCAACCAGACCAGTGGCCAGTGCTCCTGCAAGTTAGGGGTCACGGGCCTGACATGCAATCACTGTGGTCCTGGGTACCAGCAGAGCCGCTCACCCAGGATGCCCTGTCAACGTGAGTCCTATAGCACGTAAAGCCGTCAGTCCTGAACTGGGGTGGGGGAATGACAGTCCAGGTCTCAGGGGACAACTGCAGTGTGTGGCTTTGGTTTGGGGGTGGCAATGGATGAACCCTGAATCCTCCAAGAATTCGGGCTGGGAACTACAGACTCTTCAGTCTTGGGAAGAAGGCTGAGGTTCTGGACTCCTGTTCttatgaggggaggggagggtcctGGTGAGGATGAAGGATGGTTGTACCCTTGAGAGTTGTTTGCCTGGATTCCTAGTGGTGATTCCTAGAGTTTAAGATGtgtttctcctctcctctgaCAGGAATTCCAGAAGCAACAACTGCCCTTGCTACTACTCCTGTTGCATCGCGATCAGGTAAGAGGTTGGCAGAGACATTCCCAGCAGCAAAGGGTGTTCAGGGTGGGATGACTGGGGAGGGCACCAAGCCCATCtctgttggttttggtttgctttattttatttatttatttatttatttatttatttatttatttatttttttatagacagggtttttctgggcAGCCCTGGTGGAActtggtctgtagaccaggctggctttgaactcagagactggcctgcctttgcctcccaagtgctgggatcaaagacatgCGCCACTATAGCTGGCCTCCAGGCCTTCTTGAGGGTGCAGACAGTCCAGCTGTCTGTGGAAATGGGGTGGGGAAATGGGCTACGACCCAGACCGTGGGAGCCCACTGCAGAGAGCATGGCCCTCTCCAGACCCACAGTGTCAAGGCTACTGCAATGTCTCCGTCAGCAGTGTGCACATGAACCTTCAGAAGTACTGTCAGCAGGACTACGGTAAGTGAGAGGAGAACAGGCCTGCCCTCTCCCCCATCCTCACTGTAAAAGGGAAAGGATGTTAGACCCTAAGGGACTGCTCTCCACCAGGATGAGACACAACAGAAGACAATGGTGGGAGACAGTGGGAGGAATGCCCCTGCTTCCTGTGCCTTTTTGTCCCTCATACTCTCCCACTTGCTGTGCATCCTGCCCTTTTGCCTTACCTCCTCTGAGAgctggaaggagaagagggatggGGATGAAGCGAAGGCCTTGTCATTTGCTGTCCCCCCCCCCAGTCTCACATCTGAGCCCTTGCTTCCCTCCCCACCCATGCACAGCAGCGCCCAATCCTGAGGCCTATGAGCTCAGCTCTCACATCTCAGGGACCAGGCCTAGCCAGAAAAGTACAAACCACTCCTGGTCCCCTCCTCCTGTCCCGGAGCATGGGCCCCCTTGCCTGAAGTATCATCACTTGCTTAAGTGTCACACGTGAGGTGGGGCTTCTCCCACCCTCTTCTCAGGGGCATTGATCCCACAGATCTGCCTTGCCAGCCAGAGCCTAGCCCCCAGGTCTTCCTGACCCTCCCCGACCACAGCACTGATTCATGGTAGCATGGCATCCGTCAAGTCTCAGGCCTTAGCACTCAATTCATTCTTTGGACCACCAGTTCACCCCCAAAGCCTTTCTGGCAAGACCCACCTCTCCTGAGGCCCCCAGTCCTGGGAATCTTCTCACTCTGTTACACTAATGCTCTGGACTTAGCTTAGCATGCTGGTACAGGCTCAAAATCTCCAGTTCccgagaagctgaggcagaaagactgcaGTGAGTTCTGGATATCGGCTTGGGCTAAAGagtaagttctagaccagcctcaACATTTTAGTGAGAccttgttgcccaaaaaggaACCCTGGACTCTTGAGGCTACTGTTAGTAGTAACATGACTCCAATAGTTCCTGCCAGCATTATCTGAAGCTCCTAGAATGTTCTCCCTGATCTCTAGTGAGCATCACTCTGAACCTCCTCTTCCCTCATCCTTCTTAACCACAACCCTGAAACCCTGCTTCATATACTCTTCCTGATTCCATTTTTGGGCACACCCTATCCTCActacccccaccctcacccccagccTCACCCCCAGGTTCTGCAACTCACAGGGCCCTTACAGCCATGATCCTGaatttctcccctccccacctcacaTACCATTGACATCCACCACCCTAGACCACAGCGTATGTTCTTCCCAACTTCGAACCTGGCCTCCCTTTCATACATCTAGACCAGTGGTTGTCAACCTTCCAAATGTGGTGACCCCTTGTCCATGAAATAGTTCTcgttgttactttttttttttcttttcttttttttcggagctggtcgttgttacttcataactgtaattttactactgttacgAATCGCAATGCAAGTATCTATGCTGGTCTAAGGAGGCCACTGCGAAAAGATCGGTAGTACCACAAGGGGGTCGCGACTCACACGTTGAGAATCACCGATCTAACCACCGATCTAGGCCCTTGCCTGCCCCTTCCCACTGCCACATGGTGGTGTCATCTCCATCAGGCCTGCCCTCACTCCTCAGGGCCAGCCTCCCACTTGCCTGACACGGTGTCTTCCCTCAGTTCTGCACGCCCGGGTTGCAGAGTCCGCACAGGTTTCAGCATCATCGTCGTTGTCCTCGTTGTCCGAGGCGGTAGGACCCGAATGGTGGCGGCTGGCCGTGCACGTGCTGGCTGTGTTCAAGCAGCGTGCGTGGCCCGTGCGCCGCGGCAGCCAGGAGGCCTGGGTGCCCCGCGCTGACCTGTCCTGCGGCTGCCTGCGCCTGCGCCCTGGCGCTGACTACCTCCTCCTGGGCAGAGCTGCGGAGAACCACACTGACCCCGCGCACCTCATCCTGAACCGCCACAGCCTCGCGCTGCCCTGGAGGCCACGTTGGGCCGGGCCGCTGCGGCGGCTGCAACAGAAGGAGCGCGGTGGCGCCTGCCGAGGCCTGCTGCCACCCACTCGGAGCCCTGGGCCTAGGAACTAAAGTGAGCTACTCTGTAAGGTGTGAGTCAGCAGAGCCAATCAGAAGCAGCAGCGCTCGTGACTCCGCATGCGCCTCTGCCACGTGGACGCGAGCGATATTGAGCAAAAGGCTGGAAGCCACAAGCAGACCTTTGGGACCGGAAGTTACTGCTTTGGCCTGTGAGCCTTAAAGGTTATTTGTCACAATAAAGTCTCGTGTCTTGTGGAATTGTGTCAACAGACCTCCCATCCATGTTGGGAGAGTCTTTCGAAGGCAACCGAAAAAGGCCTTGATATGCCAAGCTTAGGTTCTAAATAAGTTGCCTGGGAGAAAGTGGCCAATGTACTTGGAAGTGAAAGGACTCCAGTGGAGTCACTGGGTTCTAATTAGATTTGTGCGGCTTGATGATTAGCCAAAAGACAATAGACTAGGTATGGCTGCGAAAGGCAAGAAATTTGAAAAAGGTGCCCAGTAGTCTCAGATCCAGAAAGTCTAGCACTTAAATACTTTCTTATTccgatgggggagggggaggctttGAATACcacctagtctttttttttttttttttttcttttttctttttttcggagctggggaccgaacccagggtcttgcgcttgctaggcaagcgctctaccactgagctaaatccccaaccccaccacctaGTCTTGAAATACAGTCTAGAGCCTTGGTGGCCCActtctcagcacttaggaggtgaaGGATCAGGAGTCCGGGACTTACCTAACAAGTGGAGTCTGAAGCTAAAACCTCTCAATCTACATTAAGGCTTTGGAACAGGCCCGGCCCAGAGCAAGCACCCTCTGAGTTTCCTGTTACTATTTGAATACCCAGAGGCCTCCGTCTGTCTGTGAGTACTCTGATGGGGAGGACCTTGCTAAGATCCCAAGGAAGTGGGTGTtgagggcagggagagagggtTAAGGAAGTTCACAGGGGTTGTGGGAACTACCCTAGCTTCTAGGGCTCTGGCTTTGCCTCCTCCCACCCAAGAGCCTGCATGTAGGAGTTGAAAGCCCAGAGCAGGGCAAGCCTCATGTGTTCCTTGTGACTCAaactttgtttcttgggaccgaAGCAAATTGGTGTGAAATCCACATCTGTACCACTTGCCGACCaggcccttcccttccctccctccagtcaTCAGCCATGCCTGTCTGTGCACAGTAGTGGGGGTGGCACAGGTGGCCAGCAGACCTCAAAGGAGACAGATTCTGTCCACCTCACTAGCATAACCAAATGActtcatggtggtggtggtggtggcgcacCTCCTGAAGTCTATATTTGTTCTAGTAGGAATTTGCCTACaagaaagaggagacaggaaaCTCCAGATGGAGTGGAAAGTTTTTGGAAAGATCCAGAAACAGGATGGGCTGGAGCCTAACTCATACAGTGCTTGTCTAGTGTGCATgtggctctgggttcggtcccctgcaAGCCCACTGTAAAACAGGTGTGGTGGTAAATGTCTATCAACCCAGCGTTGAAGAGTTACAAAGCAGGAGGATCGGAAGCTGATTTTCAGCCACATaatgagttagaggctagcccaGTCTACCagacaccctatctcaaaacGAACAGTGGTTAAAGGCCTGGTGTAGCAGAGAGAGTCAAGCAAGGTCTGTTGCACACTTgttatctcagcacttgggacgGTGAGACAGGAACGGCTATAGTTGGAGCTCAAGGCCGTCCTGGACTAtatagggagaccttgtctcaaaacactgCACTATATGGCTTAAGAAAACAGACACTTGTCCCACATTCTAGAattgttaatatatatatatatatatatatatatatatatatatattgttggctttgggttttttgagacagaatttctctgtttagctctggtTATcccagaattcactctgtagaccaggctaatcttaaactcacagactgcttgcctctacctctggggtgctgagattaaagaggCGAGCCACctcacattttagaatttaaaattgaGAATCAGGATGTTGGTAGGATCACACTGAGGTGTTAGAAAGGATCATCCCTCCTCTTCCAGAATTTGGAGCTTCCTGGCTTGTGGCCCTCTAATTCCAGTATCTGCCTCTTCCTCACAGGcttctgtcttcttcttcttctttttttctttttaagatttatttatttattttctatgagtacactgtagctgtcttcagacacaccagaagaggacatcagattcctttacagatggttgtgagccaccatgtggttgctgggaattgaactcaggacctctggaagagcagtcagtg is part of the Rattus norvegicus strain BN/NHsdMcwi chromosome 1, GRCr8, whole genome shotgun sequence genome and harbors:
- the Ntn5 gene encoding netrin-5 isoform 1 precursor (isoform 1 precursor is encoded by transcript variant 1), whose amino-acid sequence is MADYRTLFSPSGTGSAVTVLVALSLLLLLSQATSDPCYDPGGRPRFCLPPVTQLVGKAAAPCSQTCALPADSPDPVCNGTLTLDLDGSFLLTSVTLRFCTAGPPALVLSAAWAIGGPWRPLWRRPAWPGVLGGPKKVTFHSPPGPKTRIVASYLRVELGGKAGLVTTGVRGRCQCHGHAARCAARAQPPRCRCRHHTTGPGCESCRPSHRDWPWRPATPQHPHPCLPCSCNQHARRCRFNSELFRLSGGRSGGVCERCRHHTAGRHCHYCQPGFWRDPSQPITSPKACRACQCHPIGATGGMCNQTSGQCSCKLGVTGLTCNHCGPGYQQSRSPRMPCQRIPEATTALATTPVASRSDPQCQGYCNVSVSSVHMNLQKYCQQDYVLHARVAESAQVSASSSLSSLSEAVGPEWWRLAVHVLAVFKQRAWPVRRGSQEAWVPRADLSCGCLRLRPGADYLLLGRAAENHTDPAHLILNRHSLALPWRPRWAGPLRRLQQKERGGACRGLLPPTRSPGPRN
- the Ntn5 gene encoding netrin-5 isoform X1, with protein sequence SHLPPLSTGTGSAVTVLVALSLLLLLSQATSDPCYDPGGRPRFCLPPVTQLVGKAAAPCSQTCALPADSPDPVCNGTLTLDLDGSFLLTSVTLRFCTAGPPALVLSAAWAIGGPWRPLWRRPAWPGVLGGPKKVTFHSPPGPKTRIVASYLRVELGGKAGLVTTGVRGRCQCHGHAARCAARAQPPRCRCRHHTTGPGCESCRPSHRDWPWRPATPQHPHPCLPCSCNQHARRCRFNSELFRLSGGRSGGVCERCRHHTAGRHCHYCQPGFWRDPSQPITSPKACRACQCHPIGATGGMCNQTSGQCSCKLGVTGLTCNHCGPGYQQSRSPRMPCQRIPEATTALATTPVASRSDPQCQGYCNVSVSSVHMNLQKYCQQDYVLHARVAESAQVSASSSLSSLSEAVGPEWWRLAVHVLAVFKQRAWPVRRGSQEAWVPRADLSCGCLRLRPGADYLLLGRAAENHTDPAHLILNRHSLALPWRPRWAGPLRRLQQKERGGACRGLLPPTRSPGPRN
- the Ntn5 gene encoding netrin-5 isoform 2 precursor (isoform 2 precursor is encoded by transcript variant 2), with product MADYRTLFSPSGTGSAVTVLVALSLLLLLSQATSDPCYDPGGRPRFCLPPVTQLVGKAAAPCSQTCALPADSPDPVCNGTLTLDLDGSFLLTSVTLRFCTAGPPALVLSAAWAIGGPWRPLWRRPAWPGVLGGPKKVTFHSPPGPKTRIVASYLRVELGGKAGLVTTGVRGRCQCHGHAARCAARAQPPRCRCRHHTTGPGCESCRPSHRDWPWRPATPQHPHPCLPCQCHPIGATGGMCNQTSGQCSCKLGVTGLTCNHCGPGYQQSRSPRMPCQRIPEATTALATTPVASRSDPQCQGYCNVSVSSVHMNLQKYCQQDYVLHARVAESAQVSASSSLSSLSEAVGPEWWRLAVHVLAVFKQRAWPVRRGSQEAWVPRADLSCGCLRLRPGADYLLLGRAAENHTDPAHLILNRHSLALPWRPRWAGPLRRLQQKERGGACRGLLPPTRSPGPRN